A section of the Verrucomicrobiota bacterium genome encodes:
- a CDS encoding 4a-hydroxytetrahydrobiopterin dehydratase translates to MSALNTKQISLHLKIVPHWTKRAQTIRRTFKFEGFPMSITFVVRIAKCAQKINHHPYIDIDFDKVTLTLTTHDEGGLTEKDFTLARQCDDVFTQCLTSEEHKTPTQSKL, encoded by the coding sequence ATGTCAGCATTAAATACCAAACAAATCAGCCTTCACTTGAAAATCGTCCCGCACTGGACGAAGCGCGCCCAAACCATTCGTCGCACATTCAAGTTTGAGGGATTCCCGATGAGCATCACTTTTGTGGTGCGTATCGCCAAGTGCGCTCAAAAAATCAATCATCATCCCTATATTGATATTGATTTTGATAAGGTGACGCTCACGCTCACCACGCATGATGAAGGAGGACTCACCGAAAAAGATTTCACCCTAGCTCGGCAATGTGACGACGTCTTCACCCAGTGTTTGACGTCGGAAGAGCACAAAACACCAACCCAATCAAAACTATGA